Proteins encoded within one genomic window of Funiculus sociatus GB2-C1:
- the trxA gene encoding thioredoxin, with product MSDNSKYVILTEDNFENEVLASSVPVVVDFWAAWCGPCRMLNPLIEELAANFEGVAKVGKLNIDEYGQLANQYKIQAVPTVLFFKDGQVVDQVVGVAPLGVFAAKVNDLLPQNNSTIEQAA from the coding sequence ATGTCAGACAACTCTAAGTATGTCATCTTGACAGAAGATAACTTTGAAAACGAAGTCCTTGCTAGTTCAGTTCCGGTTGTTGTAGATTTCTGGGCTGCTTGGTGTGGGCCTTGTCGAATGCTCAATCCTTTGATTGAAGAATTAGCTGCCAATTTTGAAGGAGTTGCTAAGGTTGGCAAGTTGAATATTGATGAGTACGGGCAATTGGCTAATCAATACAAAATTCAAGCTGTTCCAACTGTTTTGTTTTTCAAAGATGGTCAAGTTGTGGATCAAGTAGTTGGGGTAGCGCCTCTGGGGGTGTTTGCTGCCAAAGTCAACGATTTACTTCCACAGAATAACTCAACAATAGAGCAAGCTGCTTAA
- a CDS encoding ArsR/SmtB family transcription factor yields MNNNDSVQSPSVYRVAQGDIERRAKIFAALADPTRLRIVEMLALCDECGEKSGSEIANKLGISLALFCHHSKTLLEAGLIQTRKEGQTKYNSLNRELLQDCFASLMPK; encoded by the coding sequence ATGAATAACAACGATAGCGTTCAATCCCCCTCGGTGTATCGAGTTGCACAAGGGGACATAGAACGTCGGGCGAAAATATTTGCGGCTCTCGCTGACCCAACGCGCTTGCGGATTGTGGAGATGTTAGCTCTTTGCGACGAGTGTGGGGAAAAGAGCGGTTCCGAGATAGCCAATAAGTTAGGGATTAGTCTGGCTCTATTTTGTCATCACTCTAAGACACTGCTGGAAGCTGGGTTAATCCAAACCCGAAAAGAAGGGCAAACCAAGTATAACTCGCTGAATCGGGAGTTACTGCAAGATTGCTTCGCCAGTTTGATGCCCAAATAG
- a CDS encoding glutamine amidotransferase-related protein: MKKILLVIHQKTSDSGLVGQILRSNGYELDIRCPSIGEELPHTMDSHEAVVIFGGPMSANDSETLPFIRTELDWIPTVLSSGKPFFGICLGAQLLARVLGASIAPHPEGMTEIGYFSVEPADAAQEPFDSLRYVYHWHLEGFGLPTGAVKLAKGEIFETQAFRYGDNAYGVQFHPEMTKKMLRKWTTLGAHMLTLPGAQSREEQIQKQLLYGSECENWLKGFLPFWLQTTKSKV; encoded by the coding sequence GTGAAAAAAATTCTTTTAGTTATACATCAAAAAACATCAGATTCCGGACTTGTTGGGCAAATTCTCCGCAGCAACGGTTATGAACTTGATATCCGTTGTCCCAGCATCGGAGAGGAACTACCACACACGATGGACAGCCACGAAGCTGTTGTCATATTTGGTGGGCCTATGAGCGCAAACGATAGCGAAACCCTACCATTTATCCGTACAGAACTGGATTGGATACCGACTGTTCTCTCTTCTGGTAAGCCTTTTTTCGGAATTTGTTTGGGCGCTCAGTTATTGGCGCGTGTACTTGGTGCATCCATTGCACCTCATCCAGAGGGCATGACTGAAATCGGCTATTTTTCAGTCGAGCCAGCAGACGCAGCACAAGAACCTTTTGACTCCCTTAGATATGTTTATCACTGGCACCTTGAGGGATTTGGACTGCCAACAGGAGCAGTTAAGTTAGCTAAAGGTGAGATTTTTGAAACACAAGCTTTTCGTTATGGAGATAATGCTTACGGCGTACAGTTCCATCCTGAAATGACCAAAAAAATGCTCAGAAAATGGACTACCCTTGGCGCTCATATGCTGACACTTCCAGGCGCACAGTCTCGCGAAGAACAGATACAAAAGCAATTACTTTATGGCAGCGAATGTGAAAATTGGCTAAAGGGTTTTCTTCCCTTCTGGCTGCAAACAACAAAATCAAAAGTGTGA
- a CDS encoding glycoside hydrolase family 2 protein, with translation MQFLGKWLENCYIPCNPADSADCYDRQPAYPRPQLERSHWVCLNGSWKFTFDDDGKKIRPSDISEWTHTIQVPFAPESAQSGIGDTGFHPNCWYEREFDVPEGEGRVLLHFGAVDYCAKVWVNGQFMTEHEGGHTPFTIDITSVLNKDEPQRVTLWAQDDPQDLAKPRGKQDWQLEPHSIWYPRTSGIWQTVWVERVPSTYIQRIRWTPHFERWEIGFEAFVGGELRDGIQIKVKLTVGCHLLVNDTYEVINGEIHRRIALSDPGIDDYRNELLWSPEKPTLIDASVQLWSDDKLLDDVRSYTAMRTVSTQRDRFMLNGRPYYLRLVLDQGYWPDTLMTPPSDEALRRDVELAKAMGFNGVRKHQKIEDPRFLYWADVLGLMVWEEMPSPYRFSPKAVERITKEWTEVIERDASHPCIVVWVPFNESWGVPDLTATDAHRHCVQALYHLTKTLDPTRPVIGNDGWESAATDILAIHDYDNKPTRLSKRYGPEVKLSDLFDRQRPGGRVLTLDGYPHQGQPIMLTEFGGIAYAHRESPDSNKIWGYVRSENLSELEVRYTALLNVVNKVELFSGFCYTQLTDTFQEANGLLYADRTPKFPIEAIASATLGRGGEDEEDAMLSGMKAGWSQDKNAFPGSVETGWSHSEAVQQIPHCGGNYSS, from the coding sequence ATGCAATTTTTAGGCAAGTGGCTGGAAAACTGTTATATCCCCTGCAATCCTGCTGACTCCGCTGATTGTTACGATCGGCAACCAGCGTATCCGCGTCCGCAATTGGAGCGATCGCACTGGGTTTGTCTGAATGGCTCCTGGAAGTTTACATTTGATGACGATGGCAAAAAAATTCGTCCTTCAGATATTTCTGAGTGGACACATACCATTCAAGTCCCCTTTGCTCCCGAATCCGCCCAAAGTGGGATAGGCGATACGGGTTTTCATCCTAATTGCTGGTATGAGCGGGAATTTGACGTACCGGAAGGTGAGGGGCGGGTACTCCTCCATTTCGGAGCTGTAGATTATTGTGCGAAAGTCTGGGTCAATGGTCAGTTTATGACTGAACATGAGGGCGGTCATACCCCATTCACTATAGATATTACATCTGTATTGAATAAAGATGAACCCCAGCGGGTAACACTTTGGGCGCAAGACGATCCGCAAGACTTAGCTAAACCTCGCGGTAAGCAAGATTGGCAGTTGGAACCCCACAGTATCTGGTATCCGCGCACCAGTGGAATTTGGCAGACTGTTTGGGTTGAGCGCGTTCCCTCTACTTATATTCAGCGTATCCGCTGGACTCCGCACTTTGAGCGGTGGGAGATTGGTTTTGAGGCTTTTGTTGGGGGTGAGCTGCGCGATGGCATCCAAATTAAAGTTAAACTAACCGTCGGCTGTCATCTGCTGGTAAACGATACCTACGAAGTGATTAACGGGGAGATTCACCGCCGCATTGCTTTATCTGACCCTGGTATCGACGACTACCGCAACGAGTTACTGTGGAGTCCGGAGAAACCGACTTTAATTGATGCCTCTGTGCAGTTGTGGTCTGATGACAAGCTGTTGGATGACGTAAGATCCTATACAGCGATGCGGACTGTGTCAACTCAGCGCGATCGCTTTATGCTTAACGGTCGCCCTTACTATCTGCGGCTGGTTCTAGACCAAGGTTACTGGCCCGACACGCTGATGACTCCACCCTCAGATGAGGCGTTGCGGCGCGATGTGGAGTTAGCCAAAGCGATGGGCTTCAACGGTGTCCGCAAGCACCAAAAGATAGAAGACCCCCGTTTCTTGTATTGGGCGGACGTACTTGGTTTGATGGTCTGGGAAGAAATGCCCAGCCCCTATCGCTTCAGTCCCAAAGCCGTAGAACGCATTACGAAGGAGTGGACTGAGGTAATCGAACGCGATGCCAGCCATCCGTGTATTGTAGTCTGGGTGCCGTTCAACGAATCTTGGGGAGTTCCCGACTTGACAGCAACAGACGCGCATCGCCACTGCGTGCAAGCACTCTATCACTTAACCAAAACTCTAGACCCGACTCGCCCTGTAATTGGTAACGATGGCTGGGAAAGTGCGGCGACCGATATTTTGGCTATTCATGACTACGATAATAAGCCGACTCGGTTATCCAAGCGCTATGGGCCAGAGGTGAAGTTATCGGATCTGTTCGATCGCCAGCGTCCGGGTGGGCGCGTCTTGACGCTTGACGGGTATCCTCATCAAGGACAGCCTATCATGCTGACTGAGTTTGGGGGCATTGCCTACGCACATCGGGAAAGCCCTGATTCTAACAAAATATGGGGATACGTGCGTTCTGAGAATCTCTCAGAACTGGAAGTAAGGTATACCGCGTTACTGAACGTGGTTAACAAAGTCGAATTATTTAGCGGATTTTGTTACACCCAGCTAACGGATACTTTTCAAGAAGCTAACGGACTGTTGTATGCTGACCGGACACCGAAATTCCCCATAGAAGCGATCGCATCTGCGACTCTAGGTAGGGGCGGCGAAGACGAGGAAGACGCTATGCTCTCAGGGATGAAAGCTGGATGGTCGCAAGACAAAAATGCATTCCCTGGATCTGTTGAAACCGGATGGTCGCACTCTGAAGCTGTACAGCAGATACCCCATTGCGGAGGGAATTATAGCTCCTAG
- the galT gene encoding galactose-1-phosphate uridylyltransferase, whose protein sequence is MHSLDLLKPDGRTLKLYSRYPIAEGIIAPSPSNEPVAANPHLRWHPLRGEWIAYASHRQGRTFMPPPEYNPLAPTTDPNFPTELPQGRYDVAVFDNRFPSMTLAAHNPPASIVETLPADGACEVVVFTQDPQATIGSLELDHLELLFQVWSDRTRVIGENPHIQYVLPFENKGVEMGVTLQHPHGQIYAYPFVPPVPARMLERQQAYYQEKNRGLLQDLIQKEIEDKQRIIYQDEHAIAFIPACARYPYEVWLAPIQPAATFMDLTPEQRAGLAKALKTVTLKYDGLWNRPFPYLMAWFQAPTDGQPHPEAHLHAEFYPPYRTKDRLKYLAGTELAAGMFANDALPEEKAKDLQAVAITLENPVRL, encoded by the coding sequence ATGCATTCCCTGGATCTGTTGAAACCGGATGGTCGCACTCTGAAGCTGTACAGCAGATACCCCATTGCGGAGGGAATTATAGCTCCTAGTCCCAGCAATGAACCTGTAGCCGCAAATCCTCATCTACGTTGGCATCCCTTGCGGGGAGAATGGATAGCTTATGCTTCGCATCGTCAGGGGCGGACTTTTATGCCGCCCCCAGAATACAATCCTCTAGCACCTACCACCGATCCTAACTTTCCCACTGAACTACCCCAAGGTCGATATGATGTAGCGGTTTTCGATAACCGCTTTCCCTCAATGACGCTGGCGGCGCATAACCCACCCGCCAGCATTGTTGAAACTCTCCCCGCAGATGGTGCGTGCGAGGTGGTGGTTTTTACTCAAGATCCGCAGGCTACTATCGGTTCCCTGGAACTGGATCATTTAGAATTGCTGTTCCAAGTTTGGAGCGATCGCACTCGCGTTATCGGCGAAAATCCCCACATTCAGTATGTGTTGCCGTTTGAAAATAAGGGTGTAGAAATGGGGGTGACTTTGCAGCATCCCCACGGACAAATCTACGCTTATCCTTTTGTCCCGCCTGTTCCCGCCCGAATGCTAGAGCGTCAGCAGGCTTATTATCAGGAAAAGAACCGGGGGTTGCTGCAAGATTTGATACAAAAGGAAATCGAAGACAAGCAGCGGATAATTTATCAGGATGAGCATGCGATCGCATTTATCCCCGCTTGTGCGCGTTATCCTTACGAAGTTTGGCTTGCGCCCATCCAGCCTGCTGCAACTTTCATGGATCTTACCCCAGAGCAACGGGCGGGACTTGCCAAAGCTTTAAAGACTGTTACTCTTAAATACGATGGTTTGTGGAATCGTCCCTTTCCTTACTTGATGGCTTGGTTCCAAGCACCTACCGATGGACAACCGCATCCAGAAGCACACCTGCACGCTGAATTTTATCCGCCTTATCGTACCAAGGATCGGCTTAAGTATCTGGCGGGAACTGAACTAGCAGCAGGGATGTTTGCTAATGATGCGCTTCCGGAGGAGAAAGCTAAGGATTTACAAGCTGTAGCCATAACACTTGAAAATCCGGTACGGTTGTGA
- a CDS encoding M24 family metallopeptidase, with translation MNQFSEEVSSKIELIRKALTEADAQGLRLRGTDWFAWATAGGSSTVLLTAETGVAEVLVTAQDAWILTDEIEAQRFKDEEISANFQFYVNPWADAAARESFVQEATNGGKVLSDRPLPHVEKRLPASLQHHKRTLMSSELERYRQLGRKASEAMTEVLKAAKPDWTEYQLAGAGAEALWARGIHPALTLVAGERRLPLYRHATASGEKIGQQAMLVFCAREHGLYANLTRFVSFGSSDESAKLHRHVREIEAEALNFLKPGVSLNAVYDTLANAYQKHGFPNAIRQHHQGGTTGYLAREVVANPTTNDTLAENMAVAWNPSVPGAKIEDTFVLANDGKLENLTLDPNWPSVEVEGRLRPVPLEVG, from the coding sequence ATGAATCAATTTAGTGAAGAAGTTTCCTCGAAAATAGAGTTAATCCGAAAAGCCCTAACTGAAGCCGACGCGCAGGGTTTACGACTACGCGGCACAGATTGGTTCGCGTGGGCGACTGCTGGGGGTTCCAGCACCGTACTGCTAACCGCAGAAACCGGAGTCGCAGAAGTGCTGGTGACAGCCCAAGATGCCTGGATATTAACTGACGAAATCGAAGCGCAGCGTTTTAAAGATGAGGAAATTTCAGCAAATTTCCAGTTTTACGTCAATCCTTGGGCTGATGCTGCGGCGCGTGAATCTTTTGTGCAGGAAGCTACTAATGGAGGGAAAGTTTTAAGCGATCGCCCGCTTCCTCATGTCGAGAAGCGATTACCCGCGTCTCTACAACATCATAAACGAACCCTGATGTCAAGTGAGCTGGAGCGATATCGCCAGCTAGGGCGTAAAGCAAGCGAAGCGATGACAGAGGTGCTAAAAGCTGCCAAGCCGGATTGGACAGAATATCAGCTTGCGGGTGCGGGTGCAGAGGCTTTGTGGGCGAGGGGCATACATCCAGCGCTGACGCTAGTAGCAGGCGAGAGACGTTTACCGCTTTACCGTCACGCTACCGCTAGCGGCGAAAAAATTGGACAGCAAGCGATGCTAGTGTTTTGCGCTAGGGAACATGGTTTGTATGCAAATCTTACCCGATTTGTGTCATTCGGTTCGTCCGATGAAAGCGCCAAATTACACCGCCATGTCAGGGAAATTGAAGCGGAAGCTTTAAATTTTTTAAAGCCTGGGGTATCGCTTAATGCAGTTTATGACACTTTGGCTAATGCTTATCAAAAGCACGGTTTTCCTAATGCCATCCGCCAACATCATCAGGGTGGAACTACGGGATATTTGGCGCGAGAAGTTGTAGCCAATCCCACGACTAATGACACGCTGGCGGAGAATATGGCTGTTGCTTGGAATCCAAGTGTACCAGGAGCAAAGATTGAAGATACTTTTGTCCTTGCTAATGATGGCAAGTTGGAAAATCTGACTTTAGATCCAAATTGGCCTAGCGTAGAGGTAGAAGGAAGGTTGCGCCCCGTACCCTTGGAAGTTGGATAA
- a CDS encoding DUF6745 domain-containing protein, whose translation MSQERIEKLTPEKEALIPVYREKWRKIALSTEPIDKEKAAKAIKKAYAFIGLSQPEVIFYSSPYSGFRYLQQLKGFSDWIGEQMRAELTTKLCSELRNKLQNQCGQVWMQLERHLESRQFITLCSQLENQLRNQFGSSWITRLYIQSEVWSFHGSRFDFCISALNCAYPRREWEVFKLLVKDCGWILLDDKICLVCDRPRVLSFDNQQRLHGEGAPAIQFADGYSLYAYHGVTLPKKYGTDHPHHWQASWLLEENNAELRRVLIQGIGYDRIAHELGAIELDSYQEYTLLKIDTDIDIEPIYLLKMTCPSTKFIHVLRVPPDVVSAREAIRWVNWGISPEEFAIQT comes from the coding sequence ATGTCACAGGAAAGGATTGAAAAGCTGACTCCAGAGAAAGAAGCTTTAATCCCTGTTTATCGCGAAAAGTGGCGAAAGATTGCGCTTTCTACTGAACCGATTGATAAAGAAAAAGCTGCAAAAGCGATAAAAAAAGCCTATGCTTTTATAGGCTTGTCTCAGCCTGAAGTTATTTTTTATTCTAGTCCATATTCAGGATTCAGATATTTACAGCAATTAAAGGGCTTTAGTGACTGGATTGGCGAGCAAATGAGGGCCGAATTAACTACAAAACTGTGTAGCGAGTTAAGGAACAAACTGCAAAACCAATGTGGTCAAGTATGGATGCAACTAGAGAGGCACTTGGAAAGCAGGCAGTTCATTACACTATGTAGTCAACTGGAGAATCAACTCAGAAATCAATTTGGTAGTTCTTGGATTACACGTTTGTATATTCAATCCGAAGTGTGGAGCTTTCATGGAAGTAGATTTGATTTTTGTATTTCAGCCTTAAATTGTGCATATCCTCGAAGAGAATGGGAAGTATTTAAGCTGCTAGTCAAGGATTGTGGCTGGATTTTGTTAGATGATAAAATTTGCCTCGTATGCGATCGCCCTCGCGTCCTCTCCTTCGACAACCAGCAGCGTCTCCACGGGGAAGGCGCACCAGCAATACAGTTTGCCGACGGATACAGTCTCTACGCCTATCATGGCGTGACATTACCTAAAAAATACGGCACAGATCACCCGCACCACTGGCAAGCTTCATGGCTTTTAGAAGAAAATAACGCCGAACTGCGGCGAGTGTTAATTCAGGGAATTGGCTACGATAGGATTGCCCACGAATTAGGGGCAATTGAGTTAGATTCATATCAAGAATATACTTTATTAAAAATTGATACTGATATTGATATAGAGCCAATATATTTATTAAAGATGACTTGCCCAAGCACCAAATTTATTCATGTTTTGCGCGTACCGCCTGATGTAGTATCGGCGCGAGAGGCTATTCGTTGGGTGAATTGGGGAATTTCCCCGGAAGAGTTTGCCATTCAAACTTAA
- a CDS encoding glycosyltransferase encodes MTHFGVICPPFAGHIHPMAALGRELQRRGHRITFLQIPDLETAVRSEGLNFWPIGKSAYQPGELAESFTELGKLSGIESLRYSVEVCQRFTATMCEDAPRAIAEAGIEALLADQLEPASETVAEYLGIPFVTVSCAQAIHRKAEIPPFFTLWNYENKLWARLRNQAAYYLLDRNSQPLLQALNQYRKQWKLPVVRKLYASRSRLAHISQQPAAFDFPCTNLPKHFHYVGPFRNPSPCKISFPYERLTGQPLIYASLGTVQNTKEDIYHCIAAACEGLDVQLVITLGGGMDVEAVQGLPGSPLVVKYAPQLELLSKARLTITHGGLNTVLDSLSHGVPMVAIPITYEQPGTAARIKWTGTGEALPLASLNATELQAAIQRVLTEDSYLNNALKLKESIRQSGGVKRAADIVEQVVKSGHPVLSGLTPVVSRGVAYST; translated from the coding sequence ATGACTCACTTTGGTGTAATTTGCCCACCTTTTGCTGGTCATATTCATCCTATGGCAGCCTTGGGACGAGAGCTGCAACGGCGCGGTCATCGCATCACCTTCCTGCAAATACCCGATTTAGAAACAGCAGTGCGCTCAGAAGGACTAAACTTTTGGCCTATTGGAAAGTCTGCTTATCAACCGGGCGAACTTGCCGAAAGCTTTACAGAATTAGGTAAATTAAGCGGTATAGAATCCCTACGTTATTCAGTGGAAGTGTGCCAACGTTTCACAGCTACGATGTGCGAGGATGCCCCCCGTGCCATTGCAGAAGCGGGAATTGAAGCACTGCTGGCAGATCAGCTAGAACCAGCAAGCGAAACGGTAGCCGAATACTTGGGTATCCCTTTTGTTACCGTGTCCTGCGCCCAAGCTATCCACCGCAAAGCAGAAATTCCTCCCTTCTTCACTCTTTGGAACTACGAGAATAAGTTGTGGGCGCGTCTTCGCAATCAGGCTGCTTATTACCTATTAGATCGCAATAGCCAACCACTTCTGCAAGCCCTCAATCAGTATCGTAAACAGTGGAAGTTACCAGTCGTTCGCAAATTGTATGCCTCCCGTTCTCGACTTGCCCACATTAGCCAGCAACCCGCTGCTTTTGATTTCCCCTGCACCAACCTACCAAAGCACTTCCATTACGTCGGGCCTTTTCGCAATCCCTCGCCGTGCAAAATTTCCTTTCCCTACGAACGGTTGACCGGGCAACCGCTGATCTATGCTTCGTTGGGAACTGTGCAAAATACTAAAGAGGATATTTATCACTGCATCGCCGCAGCCTGCGAGGGGCTGGATGTGCAACTGGTTATCACTCTTGGGGGCGGGATGGATGTAGAAGCGGTGCAAGGACTGCCCGGTTCTCCCTTAGTTGTAAAATATGCCCCTCAACTAGAACTGCTTTCCAAAGCTAGGTTAACCATCACTCACGGAGGACTCAACACGGTACTAGATTCGCTGAGTCACGGGGTTCCTATGGTTGCCATCCCAATTACATACGAACAGCCAGGAACGGCAGCGCGAATTAAGTGGACAGGGACTGGGGAAGCGCTTCCTTTGGCTAGCCTGAACGCGACTGAACTGCAAGCAGCTATTCAACGGGTGCTAACGGAGGATTCTTACTTAAATAATGCCTTAAAGTTGAAGGAATCTATCCGTCAATCAGGCGGCGTAAAAAGAGCTGCTGATATTGTTGAGCAGGTGGTCAAGTCCGGGCATCCCGTCCTGTCGGGGTTAACTCCAGTTGTATCTAGAGGGGTTGCCTATTCTACCTAA
- the galK gene encoding galactokinase, with the protein MDFQQIFGKTPEMQASAPGRVNLLGEHTDYNDGFVLPTAIPQRTTVNLGFSKDGQHHFYSQELDERVSISDNEHTPPGFASYILGCIRLLQQEGQAIPPLNLHVSSSVPMGSGLSSSAALEVATLRGVRSLLNLDLDDVRIAEIAQQAEIQYAGVNCGIMDQMASSLADTDSMLFLDTRSLERQVIPFPAGAEVLVIDSGVPRTLATSGYNQRRAECEEAARSLGVKALRDISDPQAVENLPEPQRRRARHVVTEDNRVLEVLQGVSAQRFGELMNASHASLRDDYEVSVPALDTLVAILQETPGVFGARLTGAGFGGACVALVEAGKAGAIAQNVLERYNNAGNTGRILVPEI; encoded by the coding sequence ATGGACTTCCAGCAGATATTTGGTAAAACACCTGAAATGCAAGCCAGCGCACCAGGGCGGGTGAATTTGTTAGGCGAACACACCGACTACAATGATGGATTCGTGTTACCAACAGCGATTCCACAACGGACAACGGTAAATTTGGGTTTCAGCAAGGATGGACAGCACCACTTTTACTCACAAGAACTCGACGAACGGGTAAGCATTTCAGACAACGAACACACGCCGCCAGGATTCGCCAGCTATATATTAGGGTGCATCAGGCTTTTGCAGCAGGAAGGACAAGCAATACCGCCGCTGAACCTGCACGTTAGTTCGTCGGTACCGATGGGGTCGGGTTTGTCTAGCAGTGCGGCTTTGGAAGTTGCAACGCTCAGGGGAGTGCGATCGCTCCTCAATCTCGATCTCGATGATGTCCGCATCGCCGAAATAGCACAACAGGCGGAAATTCAATATGCTGGCGTCAACTGCGGCATTATGGATCAGATGGCTTCGAGCTTGGCTGACACAGATTCTATGCTGTTTTTAGACACGCGATCGCTAGAACGCCAAGTTATCCCTTTCCCTGCTGGTGCAGAAGTTTTGGTAATCGATAGTGGCGTACCGCGCACTTTGGCGACTAGCGGATACAACCAGCGTCGCGCTGAGTGCGAAGAAGCGGCGCGATCGCTGGGAGTTAAAGCACTCAGAGATATCAGCGATCCGCAAGCAGTGGAAAATTTACCCGAACCTCAGCGGCGTCGCGCTCGTCATGTCGTCACCGAGGATAACCGAGTGCTGGAGGTTCTGCAAGGAGTGTCAGCACAGCGGTTTGGGGAATTGATGAATGCTTCACATGCCAGCTTGCGCGACGATTACGAAGTTTCCGTCCCAGCGCTGGATACCCTCGTGGCGATCTTGCAAGAAACTCCGGGAGTTTTTGGTGCGAGGCTGACTGGTGCTGGTTTTGGGGGCGCGTGCGTAGCTTTGGTTGAGGCGGGAAAAGCGGGCGCGATCGCGCAAAACGTACTTGAACGTTACAACAATGCAGGTAACACCGGACGCATTCTAGTTCCAGAAATTTAA
- a CDS encoding signal peptidase I, which yields MQPKVIFGNAQTEGKKRWGWILGHFVTPTDDPRSTTDLEVKWAVHQAGDSRNQWATNEEATTLSILIKGRFRLQFPEEEVLLSSEGDYVLWVPGVAHSWSALEDSIILTVRWPSISGDSIEVG from the coding sequence ATGCAGCCTAAAGTTATTTTTGGAAACGCTCAGACTGAAGGTAAAAAACGTTGGGGTTGGATTCTTGGTCACTTTGTAACTCCGACGGATGACCCGCGTTCGACCACGGATTTAGAGGTAAAATGGGCTGTCCACCAAGCAGGAGATAGTAGAAATCAGTGGGCAACGAACGAGGAAGCAACTACACTTTCTATTCTGATTAAAGGGCGATTTCGCCTGCAATTTCCGGAGGAAGAAGTATTATTATCTAGTGAGGGTGACTATGTTCTTTGGGTGCCTGGTGTAGCTCATTCTTGGTCTGCTCTTGAAGATTCTATTATTCTGACTGTCCGATGGCCTTCAATTTCAGGCGATAGCATAGAAGTTGGCTAA
- a CDS encoding DUF4383 domain-containing protein has translation MQQRYADLINRISDKERAFALAIGIFFLFVGIVGFIPGFTAMPEVASDAPLYVPNLKFSDGYGNVLGLFPTNYLHNAVHIVVGILGIAAATSPSGALVFNQGFAIVYTLIAIMGLLPLTNTTFGLMPILGNNVWLNALTAAAAGYYGFFKPAKLKDVGVSPGV, from the coding sequence ATGCAACAGCGTTATGCTGATTTAATCAACCGGATTAGCGACAAAGAGCGTGCTTTTGCCCTAGCCATTGGCATCTTCTTTTTGTTTGTAGGCATTGTTGGATTTATACCAGGCTTTACTGCTATGCCTGAAGTTGCATCCGATGCGCCGCTTTATGTACCTAATCTCAAGTTTAGTGACGGATACGGCAATGTGTTGGGACTATTTCCCACCAATTATTTGCATAATGCCGTACACATTGTAGTGGGTATTCTGGGAATTGCTGCGGCTACTAGCCCTAGTGGTGCGCTGGTATTCAATCAAGGTTTTGCTATTGTATATACCTTGATAGCAATTATGGGTTTGTTGCCCTTAACGAACACAACTTTCGGCTTAATGCCAATCTTAGGAAACAATGTTTGGCTTAATGCTCTCACGGCGGCAGCAGCAGGTTATTATGGGTTCTTTAAGCCTGCAAAATTAAAGGATGTTGGTGTATCGCCTGGCGTCTAG